A window of Cynocephalus volans isolate mCynVol1 chromosome 3, mCynVol1.pri, whole genome shotgun sequence genomic DNA:
ACCTGCAAAgttcacattaaaaaacaaacaagcaaaccaaaccaaaacaagaCATTCATCATGAACAACGCAGAGACTTACATCAAGACTTTTAAGTTGCACATTGGGTGTTTCAACGTCTCACACAGGTGCCTGACGTCAGTACAGGAGAGGCTAGTGCCATACAAGTTCAGGTATACCAGATGAGAGTTATGAAGAATTGCCTTAATGAAGTCTATATTTCCAAACTTAGACATAGAATAAAACCTGCAAAAACAATAGTAAGCAGCATGCAATAACATTTAAGCACAAAGCAAGATACctcttacagttttttttttttttttttttttttttacttccatgCTTGGTCTCACAACAATGTTTTTGGAATTCTGGTTACTCATGCCTATAAATTATTTCTTGGTGGGATCTACAGACACCAGACAAACAGGCTTAAGCTGCTTAGATCTCTTCTAACTCTTCCTAGTCCTTCCACTTGTACTTCTCTCCTAATCAACTGTGAGAAATATTAGagaatttataaagtaaatattctGCCATGTTCAAGAGCAGAATAGGAATTATGAGTAGACCATAAAAAACAACATACTGAAGTGAAAATGGCAAACTGGAAGAAGTGTGGAAATTACTGGAAGAATGATCCCCTAAATGTGTGAGTAATATCCAGGGTGCTTCCTGCTCAGAGATGAAGGGATCTAGAAGCTGGTGCCAGGAAGATGGGACTTAGAGGGATTTGTTGGGGGAGGGTTATCACAGTCAAGATAAGATAGGCTGACCTAAGAGGCAAAAATactatcacacacacaaaaaaaccaaacaaagcaGGGAAGCCCATTGATATCTGGAAATACCTATGAGTAATGGGGgtgaaagaaaagacaggaatGCCAGGCCCCCAAGCCACCATCACATTACTATGAACATTGTGATTTATAAGTCAGGCAGCTGCAGTAAACTCCAACCCCAGGCTGGCAGTAAATACCAAGTCAGTAGACAATACCGTGGGAAAACGATTACAAAAGTGAATGTGTAATCAAGAACCATCATCAATTAAGGATCAATCTCATGGAAAGGAGACAAACTAAAATAGCAAAGTCGATTACGACAAAATTTGTcgactattttctttttttaaccctttccctaaatataattttttctttaactataagaaaaaaaatgttaaaacaaaacaggatCTGTAGTAACTGTTTCAGGGCAATGACGATAGTTTCTAGGTGGCAGTAGAAATTGAGCAAAGTAGATTGATTCTTTGATTACCTAAGTATTGTAAACCAAGGAATCACAGATGGATTGGTATACTCCAAATACTCTTGCCTTCAACAATTCCCTAAAACCTAAACTTAAACAAGTATTGAAGTTGAAGTTGAAGGAATGAGCCCAGGCTTCTAGTTCTTTATTCATCTCAGCAattgcatcttttttttcccctttttatctCATgtgcagaagagaaggaaaaacatttcTCAATTCTAAGACATATAACTTGATACTTTGCAGAGAAATAAACTCTCACATCTTGCACTAAAATTCATGTACTGGAAATGCGTTGTCATCAAGCCAGTTCCCTACTCTAAAGTATCTTCCAtaaggggaggaagaaaggagttCAATGAAGTCTACTTTTTACTACCCATGTGGAATCTTTAGAAATTCATTTCTGAGTtaatttccttatataaaatgaagaaaccaTTTTCAGGATGCAtttactcaacagatatttaacGAACTCTTGCAAAACTATTTTGCTAGATGCTGGGAAAATGAGGGTAAATAGGGatgccattttcttttcattatggCAGTTTAGTCAATATAAAAACACTGTTTTGCAAGATTACCTCTAGGTTTGGTGACTTGCTGAGAGAGCTCGTAAGACTTGGCATACAGTTGCACTGTTTTTATTGCAGTGAAAGGATACCAAGCAAAATCAGTCAAGAGAAAAGGTACATGGGAAAAATCCAGAGGGAACTAAGCACAGGCTTCCAAGAGTCCTCTTCCTGTGGAGTCACCAAATCACAATAAATTCCTCCAGCAACAAATTGTGACAACACATATGAAATGTCCCaccagggaagctcattagagaTTCAGTGTATAAGGTTTTTATTGGGGGCTGGTCAAATTGGTGTATGCTAGGCAAAGGGTACCTAAATCCAAAACTTGCAGAACAAAACCAAGTATCCAGCATAAATCACTTTGTACAGTTTAGAAAAAGTGAACTACTCTTTATCAGGATGGTGGGAATTCTTCCGAAATTCAAGTTCACTAGTCAAGGGCTAACAATCAAGCAGCTTCTTCTAGGGATAGCAGTCCTAAGCGTATAGTAGGAGTAGCCAACTCTTTTCTGCACAAATATGTTGGTCAATAATTAAACCTGTATAATTGTTACcaagaagaaaaagtataaggAGTTTTGGGAACACAGAAAGTCTTCAATGAAGAAATGACTTTTAAGCTGAAGGAAGACTTGAATTTAACCTGAAAGTGATAGGCTGGTGTCAGTAAGAATAGCATGGCTCACACAAATCAAGATTGTCAAAATATCAGGAGACTTTATGCTTTGCTATGCTGCCAGTACATTATTTGTATAAAGGTGACAaaattgttatgagaattaaaacaAATGCAGGAAATGACACACATAAATCAAACAGCTCTGTGctaaagaaatgttttataaatgctaCCTATTtgctatgtttatttttattatttttcttttacaaatttaaaactattttcccATCTGTCTTAAGTACTCTTCCTCCCTTGCCTGGGAAACATCTATTGTTGACCCCTCAACATCCAGGAAAATGTCTCCTTATACTAGGACTGCTCTCCCTTTTCAGTTTTCCAACGAGATTTTACGTATCACTTTACTTAACACACTGGATTGCAGCTCTGCATTTATGCATTGGTCTTATCCAAAAAGGCCAgaatagaaagaaggaaactcTGCTATTTACTTAAAAGGCAGGTTAACAGCAAACTTACGCGAGTCTTTGAGGCTTACAGATGGGCTGAGCCAGTGCTTTACAAAGAACTGCCATGGAGGCATCATCGAGGCTAGAGTGGTGCAAATCTAAAATCTGGATGTTCCTGTTCATGCTGAACACTGAGCAAAGTTCCCGCCAATAGAAGAGCTTCTCATTATGACTATGGAAGGACAAAGACTGTGACTCTCCAATGGTTAAATTCAACATACGACATTCTCAAAAAAGGCCAAACACCATTCCCAAAGCCGCTCAAAGCTTACAGACATCCAGGCCTTAACAGGAAAAAGTTTAGCTAGGTAAACTGAGTCACCATAGCCTAGTGGTTAAGAAAGTGGACTCTGCAGTGAGTAATTGGGATCAAATTCAGGTTAAAatacttattagctatgtgatcCTGAACAAACTATTTAACCTTACTCTGTctgaatttattcttcttttaagtaaaaatactttttcatgtAAGCAAGGTTGATATTTGATTACCCCTCAGAGAACAGGAAGCTGTATCCAAATTGTTATTGTGAAAGTTGGTATGTATTTGAGAGGTATAGTATGAGATGGTAAACTGAACCTGATGAAATATACAAGGCAAAATCAGAAAAGGGCAAAGGCACATGGGCAAAATCTGGAGAAAACCAGGTACAAAGCTTCCTAGAGTCCCCTCCCAGTGGAGTTACCAGTACATGctatggagagaagaaaaagcacaGTCATGACAATAATAAGAACTGTCTGCTTTCCAACCTCATATTGGCTCTTTATTATAAAGTAGATAAAAATTATATTCctatttatacataaaaaattaagttGCTGCTCATCGTCACACAACTAGCAAATGACAATGCCAGGGCTCACAATGAAGCCTCCGTGGCTACAGCATCTATGCTTTTAAGCACAAAAGCATGAAATACCATGAAATACCCATTGGGCACTGGAGCAAACTACAAGCACAGTGTGTGTAAGGGGGCAAGGGAAGATTAATAGATCAACTCACTCTGACACAGATCCAGACTCATCTGGAAAGACGTTCTTTATACACAGGTGAAGTATCTTCAAATTTTGGCAGTGCTTTGCACAGAATGAAGATATTATCAATGCTTCCTTATTAcgaatacaaatggaaacttccTCGAATACATCCATCACTTGCGTTACATATTCTTGATCCTGGATTTCAAATAAAGCATTGAACAATTCCTGGAAAcacactattattttattgggtTCACGTTGAACTAATTTTTTAAGGCATTGTATTATttcttgctttatattttttgaaagtagAAAACCAAAGGATGCCTCCAGCATGTTGATTATTCCTTCAGTTGAAATTCCAAACAGAAATATTCCCATCTCGCTCAAGTGGGCTTTGGCTTGAACCACCATTGCTGTCACAAGCTGGGTTACACTTCCAATGGCTGGATTAGTGTTGTCTCTGGGTTGTTTGAACAAATAGAACATAGCACCGCAAAACTTTTGGACACATGGATGGATGAAGGTAAAGCAGTCACCACTCCTTTGAAGAAGTCTCATGCCCACCCACCTAAAGACATCAATTTCAGATACCTCATTTCTCCTGAGGTCCCCATGGCAAAATACAAACGTCTGAGTCCATATTCCTTCTGCAGCCAAAGCACACAGGCTTTTCAGTTGTTTTCTGTTCTGCTCAGGTGAAAAATTCTCACTTCCTGCTTTGAATACGCTTATCAAAAAGTATACATACAAAGAGCTGGAAGTTTCAGAGGCGATTTCAAGGTTTTCTCCCTTCCCTAGCTGCCATTTTATACAAGTACAGACCAACCAGCATAAAAGGGGATACTGGCACAAGACAAACAGTGGTGTAGTGTCTCTCACGTAACTGAAGGCTttcaaggcattttttttttcacggaAGAAGTGGGAGAAATACAACTTTCTTTCATGTTCAGAGAATCCTGAGAGAGTTACATGTTTTGAATGTTGCAACAAGAAATCATTGTTTTCCATGGCTATTACTCCTAATGCAATAAGCAGCGACGACTCTGGAAGCATTGTTTTCTGCAGCAAACTGCTCAGGATAATTTGTGTGGGCTGCCTTTGCCTCCAGTCATTGCACAAGTTAGCATTAAGTTTCAAGTCAAATTTCAGTTCGTCAAAACCATCCATGATGAATAGGATTCTCTCTGGctgagaaaaaatatctttaattgtCTCTGAAGATTCAGGCCAGTCCCTGGAGATGAGTTCCACTAAGCTTGTCTCTGTAATGCAGTTCATTTCATagacattgaagaaaaaaacaaacgtGAACCTGTCCTTCCAGAAGTTTCCCTCTGCCCATTCCAACATCACTTTTCTTAAAAGGGTTGTTTTTCCAATTCCTGCAGGACCtttcaaaaccacagtgagaggTCTAGCCTCCTCAGCAGTATATGCGTCCTTCAAGTCTTTATACTCATCCTTTGTGGTTTCTTTGTAGAAATTCTCAGGGACTTGAAGATAGGTTTCCTTTTCCCATATGACTTGGAATTTTTTCTTCATGTGCTCTCTGTATGGGTTCATCTTATCTGAATTAATGAGAATAAAATACAAGACAGTTAAAAACACATTCTTTCATAGTCCACAGACCGACTCCCACAGATTTACttgcacacacatacagagagtgATATTTGTCTCTGGATAACAAGGCTGGTTAACTTAGTTTTGTTAGGACCATAATCTATCTGAAATTATATCCTTGGAACGACATGACTAAAACTGGAAGCTTACTTCAGTGTCAAAGGCTACTGCAAAGCATGGATATTTTAGAATTACGTTCCAAACTGGAACAGGGGGTGGTGCCTCCCCAGTAGAGAATTCAtattcacttttatttaacaaGGGTTGCCAGAAGTTAGGGCTGAGAATGTTGCTATTgattctgtatattttatttcctcaatTAAGAGTTATTCTATCCCGACTTTACAAAAAAGTGTTGAAAGAGCTTATGTAACTTGACTAATTTGGACTGAGGAATAAATATTAAGATCAAGTGTATATCCAATATCTGTCTGACCTGAAAACATAAGGTCTAGGTTATTTATATTACACCATGCTAACTGTACTTAATTTCAGAAAAGTACGCCTGAACCATTATTATTTCAACTTGTCTTTAGTGCATACCTTCCATATTTAAAGCAACAAGTTaggggaggtaaaaaaaaaaattatagataagGACCACACCTTGCACTGAAGAAATACGTACCACAGTAGGTGAGCTAAGACAGATTTGTAGGTAACTAAAACACAGGGCATACTATAACAAGAACCCAAAGACACCTCCCAGAAAGTATCCCTATATCACTCTAATGAAGTATTCGATAAGGACTCCCTATGGAAAAAGGCATTACATGTGGTCTTCAACCAAGTTGGAATTTGGGAAACTTTAGatgaagaattaaattttaaggAGCCGAGGCTCAATTCCTTGATTTCTTTAATAGCCTATTTCCAGTTATTCCATTTGAAGATTATTAGAGATCTTTCCAAAATGCAGGTTTAGTGATGCCAAGACCAGCTTAGTTGCCAACAATCAACCCCCAATActtaccttccttccttctcaacacagaactaaaaggtCTTCAAAATACTTCCCAGTCACTCTCTAAAGGGATATCTGTCACCTACAAGATGGCACATTATTTTAAGCTTCCTCGCATATTCTCATGCCTTTCCCTTCTTCCTGGGCACATTTTATTCctgatggaaaattattttttcaaggtATTTTATTAACCCCTTTGCCATTATGTGTGACTATGTGATTGAATTATATCCAATGAATTGTGAGCATAAAATCATCTGAGCATAATCCCCACGCTGTTCTTCCTGATACCAGCTTAATACAGATAATCCAACAACTAGTACAATTACGTGCTGAAAATGGGAGAGCAAAATATTTGTAAGTAGCCAGTCATTTGGTCACCTCTTAGAGGCAAGTTACCCATCAAGGAAGAATAACTGTAACAGAACTCATGTGCCCTAAAATACACTTCTATCTTGTTCACTTGCTTCATTATGGTCAATAGTATTGATGTAACCAAGACTTGAGTTTGTTAAAATATCTATTGTTACTCCAACTATTTTTAGTGCACCGGCCATTGCCATATAGGATCCggacccgcggcgggagcgttgctgcgctcccagcgccgcactctcccgaatgcgccacgggctcggcccgttacTCCAACTATTATAAAATCCTACCTTCTATTCTCAGCTAGGTTTACCATTTTTATACAATAGGGCAGAAATGAAGACTTTATTCCTTTAATTCTTCCATGGTAGTTTATATACACTTTCAGGAACAATGGCATGACCATTTCTTGATAATATTCTCTAAAAATAGTGATTATGAAAAACCAAAATTACAGCTGTCATTGcaaatttaagattaaaatgTATCAGGCCAAAAGTTAACTTATAAGGATTTACCTGTATTAATTGTTCTAAAATTGGTTTTGTCTATGTAACCTTCCTCTTATTTATGCATTCTCTTTAACTAAACTGATTATAACAAGTTAGCTGTCatcaaaatatgtatttcatgCAAGTTTTATCTAATTGGTAATAAGAAATGgtgaaagaagaattaaaattctGTTCATAATCTGAATTTTCAAACTTCAGACAAAAATTACATATGGGAAAGGAAATAAATCAAAGCAGACCCCAAAGGGTCTCTACCACCACACACATGATGGCAAGTATAGTTTCACTGATGGCCTCTGGCTACTTGCGAAGTAGCCATTACCTGTGACGACCACCAGAGTGTAATAACATTCACTCTTGTTTTCCACTGAATCCCTCAAATCTAGCATGCAGGAGTTATCCAAGTATCTGAATAGTGCTTTTGAGTTTTACAAAGTTAATATTGTAAAATTGCACCAAACTAAAAacatacagatgagaaaagaaataaagctatttAAGAGTTTCATAATGCATATATAATCATGGTTCAAACTTTGACTTGTGTCTATCATTCTATATTTTTCTACCTGTTTTACCTCTCTAGTGGAATCACATTGTAAGTACTGTTCTTGAACACGGCTTTTAACTGAATATTACAAACACCTTTCTGTATTTATGCGCTTAATTGTAAAACCCTATCTTATTTAACCAAATGGATTTACCACTATTTTATTAGTTTAATATTTATCCATAATAAGCCTTTGCTAACAGTCCCCAATCTGATactaaattcataaataaatttaaaattgatattttataattattaatagcatACTTATTATGTGCCACAATATTATATGGGATACGGTAGTAAAAGCTAAAGGTTTTGGATTGAAGGcaagaaaaatgaagactttCATTGTTACTGTCTGAATGTAACTCAGCTTATACCACTTACTTTCTTAGGACAATGTATTTTTTCCCGCATTCTCTCACAAAAATGAATGAGGTCATAAAAAAATGTAATGTAGTATCTTAGAGGCCAAACATGGCAATTAAGGTTTGAGTGTCTCGAGTGAGAAACTGTCAATTCAAGCACTGACTCAATTTTTTGATCTAACACTGGATTTTCTGATGattaaaattctcaaaaaacaCCAATCACAAAGCTAAATAAAACTGTACCatacagaaatgaacaaagtaaaagaaataaaatggtaagTTGATTGAACTCAGAATTTGAAGGAAAAGATCagaatattaaattaaaagataccTAATAGAATATATGcttcaaaaaaatcaataaaggacattaaaggaaagcagaaaaccaacaagaaaataaaaataggataaataagtgaaaatagacagaaaaaagtagaataaatggAAGACAGACTGTCAAGCAAAGGCAATTCACCttcacagtagcaaccagggtcACTCCATAGCCTActtcagtgtaatagaagaaacaaaccctctaccaaatgaccaagcatcagcaaaaaaagaaaaaaacatactagaaatataaacaaTCAAGAAATGACAGCAAGAGAAtgcagtaatgctccaaagtcagactccatagaacagggaatcctttaACTGTCTGAagaagaattttgagcaatgatcctaagaaaacttgaataaaggaagactcaattagagaacacaatgaaacaagaaaaaatatccataatatggaagaaatctacaaagaaatcaataatgactcactcaatgaaatgaaaaacagaactgagagcttgagcagcagggtagagcaaacagaagaaagaatctcagagcttgaagatggtctttctgaaataactcagacaaaaaaaaataaattaaaaataacgaggaaaatctaagagagatagcagacaacctcaaatactctaacatctgaattgtgggtattcctgaaggggaggagaagggaaaaggtattgaaaaccttctcaaggaaatagtaacagaaaacttcccaggtgtaaggTGGGATACAGATCTttgatacaggaagctcaaaggtccccaaacagattcaaccccaaaagatcctcctcaagacacattatattagtttgcaaagctcaaagacaaggagagaattctagaagcagcaagggaaaagcatcaggtcacttttAGGGGAACCTtgatcaaactaacagcagacttctcaaccgaaatcctacaggccaaaagaaagtggaatgatatattcaaaatactaaaagaaaaaaattgcccactaagaattctttacccagcaaggttctccttcagaaatgagggagaaatagtgtatttcccagacaaacaaaagttgtgggactTCACCAGCATACgtcc
This region includes:
- the LOC134372404 gene encoding NACHT, LRR and PYD domains-containing protein 9-like; the protein is MAESFFSDFGLLWYLEELRKEEFWKFKELLKQEPLKFGLKPIPWTELKKASKQDLAKLLEMHYPGKQAWDVTLSLFLQINRRDLWTKAQEEIGNKMNPYREHMKKKFQVIWEKETYLQVPENFYKETTKDEYKDLKDAYTAEEARPLTVVLKGPAGIGKTTLLRKVMLEWAEGNFWKDRFTFVFFFNVYEMNCITETSLVELISRDWPESSETIKDIFSQPERILFIMDGFDELKFDLKLNANLCNDWRQRQPTQIILSSLLQKTMLPESSLLIALGVIAMENNDFLLQHSKHVTLSGFSEHERKLYFSHFFREKKNALKAFSYVRDTTPLFVLCQYPLLCWLVCTCIKWQLGKGENLEIASETSSSLYVYFLISVFKAGSENFSPEQNRKQLKSLCALAAEGIWTQTFVFCHGDLRRNEVSEIDVFRWVGMRLLQRSGDCFTFIHPCVQKFCGAMFYLFKQPRDNTNPAIGSVTQLVTAMVVQAKAHLSEMGIFLFGISTEGIINMLEASFGFLLSKNIKQEIIQCLKKLVQREPNKIIVCFQELFNALFEIQDQEYVTQVMDVFEEVSICIRNKEALIISSFCAKHCQNLKILHLCIKNVFPDESGSVSDHNEKLFYWRELCSVFSMNRNIQILDLHHSSLDDASMAVLCKALAQPICKPQRLAFYSMSKFGNIDFIKAILHNSHLVYLNLYGTSLSCTDVRHLCETLKHPMCNLKVLMLGKCNIMYEACEDIASVLVCNNKLKHLSLVENPLMNEGVMVLCLALKHPDCSLETLMLMRCCLNSVSCDYISQALLCNKSLSLLDLGSNFLEDKGVASLCAGLKHPNCNLQELWLTDCSLTPICCKDISAVLICNGKLKTLKLGNNLIRDVGVKQLCGALMHPNCKLQCLGLEMCQLTTACSQDLALTLTTCKTLRSLNLDWIVLDRNGVLALCEALLYADCSLQLLGLDKSAFGQEAHMLLASVEEKNPNLTILHKPWIKDEYATKGILIRWDIP